From a region of the Mercurialis annua linkage group LG1-X, ddMerAnnu1.2, whole genome shotgun sequence genome:
- the LOC126665232 gene encoding uncharacterized protein LOC126665232, which produces MFFFTNNSSYSNPTTFLPLLLFFGVFLFSSSSLATTLTPHFNTLHIPEGGGDGEWGRNGVVVAPWEIRRHLLEENSTSNSTLILAEIRTKRRDPLNNLKRYTGGYNISNDHYWASVALTAAPFFVVGAVWFVFFGVCLACICLCYCCCRREPYGYSRTCYALSLIFLILFTICAIVGCIVLYTGQQKFHSITTRTLDYVVFQANDTAENLGDVSEYLAAARNVSVDSVFLPTNVRDSIDKIETQINSSSSILSSRTEKNSKNIQDGLDSMRIALIILAAVMLALAFLGFLFSILGLQCLVYFLVIFGWILVATTFILCGVFLLVHNVVADTCVSMDEWVLHPTAKTALDDIIPCVDNATAQATLQQTKEVTHQLVNVVDSIILNISNRNFPPQVGPPLYYNQSGPLVPALCNPFNPDFTDRQCAAGEVHLKNATEVWKSYTCQVSSSGICTTPGRLTPSLINQMASAVNLSYGLNHYGPFLVGLQDCTFVRQTFTEISNSYCPNLRKYTQWIYVGLVMVSAAVMLSLIFWVIYARERRHRVYTKQFMSRAMEDEDKTAP; this is translated from the exons ATGTTCTTCTTCACCAACAACTCATCATATTCAAACCCAACAACGTTCCTTCCTCTTCTTCtattttttggtgtttttctCTTCTCGTCATCTTCACTTGCCACCACTCTGACTCCCCATTTCAACACCCTTCATATTCCTg AGGGTGGTGGTGATGGAGAATGGGGAAGAAATGGTGTAGTGGTGGCACCATGGGAGATAAGGAGGCATCTTCTCGAAGAAAACTCGACATCTAACTCAACTTTGATATTGGCTGAAATTAGAACCAAAAGGAGAGACCCTTTGAATAATCTTAAACGTTACACTGGTGGATATAATATCAGCAATGATCATTACTGGGct TCTGTGGCCTTAACAGCAGCTCCCTTCTTTGTCGTCGGCGCAGTTTGGTTTGTGTTCTTTGGAGTTTGCTTGGCCTGTATCTGTCTGTGTTATTGCTGTTGTCGGAGAGAACCTTATGGCTATTCTCGAACCTGCTATGCCTTGTCTCTCATTTTCCTCATACTTTTTACAATTTGTGCAAT TGTGGGGTGCATTGTTCTGTATACCGGTCAACAGAAATTTCACAGTATCACAACGCGCACATTGGATTACGTTGTGTTCCAGGCAAATGATACTGCTGAAAATCTCGGGGATGTGTCCGAGTATCTTGCTGCAGCTAGGAATGTCTCTGTGGATTCAGTGTTTTTGCCAACCAATGTTCGGGATAGCATTGATAAAATCGAAACACAGATCAACTCCTCTAGCAGCATTCTTTCCAGTCGTACAGAGAAAAATTCTAAGAATATACAAGATGGTTTAGATTCCAT GAGGATTGCTCTTATTATCCTTGCTGCCGTAATGCTTGCTTTGGCATTTCTTGGATTTT TATTCTCCATTCTTGGATTGCAGTGCCTTGTATACTT CCTGGTGATCTTTGGATGGATTCTTGTCGCCACAACATTTATTTTATGTGGTGTATTTCTTCTTGTCCACaa TGTGGTTGCAGATACATGCGTTTCAATGGACGAATGGGTTTTGCACCCGACTGCAAAGACAGCTTTGGATGATATTATTCCTTGTGTGGACAATGCAACTGCACAAGCGACCTTGCAACAGACTAAGGAAGTGACCCATCAACTAGTCAATGTAGTTGATAGCATCATCCTTAATATCTCCAACAGAAATTTCCCACCACAAGTTGGGCCGCCTCTGTATTACAATCAATCTGGTCCACTAGTTCCAGCTCTTTGTAACCCATTTAATCCCGATTTTACTGACCGGCAATGTGCTGCTGGGGAAGTACACTTGAAGAATGCTACTGAG GTTTGGAAGAGCTATACATGTCAGGTATCATCATCTGGAATTTGTACGACACCAGGTCGGTTGACTCCCTCATTGATCAACCAAATGGCATCTGCCGTAAACTTGAGCTATGGATTGAATCACTATGGTCCTTTCTTAGTCGGCTTACAAGACTGCACTTTTGTTCGACAAACATTCACCGAAATTAGCAACTCGTATTGTCCAAATTTGAGGAAATATACACAATGGATATATGTCGGGCTAGTAATGGTTTCTGCTGCTGTAATGCTGTCACTGATCTTCTGGGTAATATATGCAAGAGAGCGGAGGCATCGTGTTTATACTAAACAGTTTATGTCTCGAGCCATGGAAGATGAAGACAAGACTGCTCCTTAG